From the genome of Anaerolineales bacterium:
ATCGATGATTAACTGCCGGCTTGCTGGATGAGCTCTCGAATCTCCAGCGGCGGACTCTTGGTCGCGTCCAGCACCAGCGTAAGCGCCTGCGGCGGGCAAACCGAAACACACACCCCGCAGCCCATACATGCGACCTCGTCCACAATCACCAGATCCCCATCCGCTTCGATAGCTTCGAACGGGCAGATTTCACTGCACTCGCCACACGCAATGCATTCGTCCGCATCGACACGGGCAACATAGCCGGAACTGGCCAACATTCCCGATCCTCGCCGGAAGGAGTCCATCGCCGCGCAGCAGCAGGAACAGCAGTTGCAGATCGCATAGAAGCGGCCGAACATCGCATCCTTGAAAAAAGCATGATGCACGTGTCCGCGTTCGTGCTCCTCTTCGAGGATTTTTTCCGCCTGCGCCTGGGTGATCCAACGTGCCCGGTCTGGATGATGATCGATCACGAAGCCGGCAAAGGGTTCGCCGATCACCATACACACGTCCAGCGGCCGGCAAGGATCGGGCTTGCTCGAACGGCAGGCGCAATCAAGTACGGCGATATGATCGGGGTTTTTGAGTACAATGTCGCGCGCCATCTTGTAAGGGATGATCTGTTCGAGATCCCCGAGATCGACATCCTCCTGCACCGTGACCAACTGGCGAGCGGCTTGCGGGGTAACGACCTTGCCGTGATACGCGTCCGCGAACGTGTGCGCCTCCACGTCCGGCTCAGGGCGCGGCTGAAACCATGCCACGATCGCCCCCACAAATTTCACCACCCCCGACAGCCAATGCTCGCCGCGGCCGGCGGCGATGTAGAGATAGGGCCAACGTCCGTAGACGTAGCCATGCAGAAAATCGAACCAGGAATAATCTGAAACCGTTTGCGCTTCTCGGTGAAAATCCTTAGAACCCTGCGACCGCCAAAACCACTTCCATTCACGCTTGCCTGGCATCTCTACCTCCTACAGGGACAGGGTGACGATCTTCCGGCGATTTCGCTCTCCCAAAGCATACATCAAACGGACCCCGAAAACCGATCCATTTCCGCACACCCGCCGCTTGCCGCACATCTACCCGGCATGCGGCGGCATCGAATAGAGATCGATGTTCGAGACAGGGGATACGAAGCACGGCCCCAAATCGCACTGCGCGATCGAGATGAGCCGCAGCCCTGCAAAGGAATGGAGAGTGTGTTATCGTTGTTTGCTGCATCACGCAAAGGAGAATCTGCTGCATGCCCATCCCCGCCGCCATTCTCGCCCGATCGGGAAAAATAGAGCCCGCACCCTACCAGGCCGAGGACATGTCCGCTCTGGCCAGGCTCGAACCGTCCGGGATCTACACCGTCGCCCGCACCTATCACGGCGATCAAGCCGTTTTGCTGGATGCACATTTCGACCGCATGGAGGACTCGGCGCGCCTGGAAGATATTCCCCTCGACCTCGACCGGCAAGGCATCCGCCGCTGCTTACGCAAACTCATCGAAGAGTCTGGTTTCGAGGAAGCCAGATTCCGTCTGACCATTCCCCGCGACCGGCCCGATCGAGTCATCATCGCCCTGGAGCCTTTGGACCTGGACGTGATTGCCCGCCAACGCGAGGGCGTGACGGCCAGCACGCTCTACGTGCCGCGCGAAAATCCTCGCGCCAAACGCACCGAATGGGTGACCGTTCGAAATCAGGCGCGCGGGCAGCTTCAGCCGGGTGCTGCTGTGGGCCTGCGGCTGTCGGCCGACGGGACGATCAGCGAGGGGTTCAGCAGCAATTTCTATGCGGTGAAAGACGGCGTATTACGCACGGCGCAGGACGACATCCTCTTCGGCATCTCCCGCCAGATCGTGCTCACGGTTGCCCCGGAAATCCTTCCGGTCGAGCTCCACCCCATCCACGAAGATGTAATCCCCGATCTGCAGGAAGCTTTTCGCAGCAGCAGCAGCCGCGGCATAACGCCGATCGTACGCATTAATGGAAATCCCATCGGCGACGGAAAGCCCGGTCCAAAGACGCTGGCGCTCATGCAGGCATTCGACGCCTGGGTGGAAGCGCACCTCGAACCCATCTGATCGAGATGTGGAGTTTCGGTCCATAACGCGGGCGAGGGATGTGGTTCTCTCGGCCGTAAGTTTTTATCCGCAGGTGTGCGGGAGAAATGAAAGACGGGGGAGATGTTGGGTTTCGGTCCCCTCAACCCAACCTACGGGCTTCGATCGTCAATCCGAGAGCGTGCAGCCGTTGCTGAAATCGAGATCCAGGTTATAGCCTCCACTATCGGGCGGATTACCAAAAATAAACCGTAGTGTCACTGGACCAGTAGGAATACTCGCGTTGGGAGAAGCCGATTCGGGTGAAAATTGCTCGTCAAACCAAATCACGTTTCCAGCAAGTCTAACGATGTTGAGCGGAACTCCACCAGTCCAAGTGAGACTCCACGAATTCAACGTGACGGCAGATCCTGTACCATTCTGGATAATCCAGCGAGCGTCCCTTTCTAAAGCAGAGATCGTTGGCCCAGTCAAACTCAATCCACCACACGGATCGGGCGTCGGCGTGCGCGTCAGCGTGATCGTGGGCGTGATCGTGGGCGTCGCCGTCGGTGGGGGCGTGAGCGTGATCGTCGGGGTGAGCGTGGGCGTGATGGTGCGCGTCTGGGTGATCGTCGGCGTACGCGTGATCGTCGGCGTGCGCGTGATGGTGGACGTCATGACGTTGGTGAGCGTCAGCGTTGGAGTGCGCGTGCGCGTAGACGTCGCGGTTGGCGGCACGGGCGTGTCGGTCGGAACCGGAGTCAGCGTGTTCTCCCCGGCGG
Proteins encoded in this window:
- a CDS encoding aminotransferase class IV; its protein translation is MPIPAAILARSGKIEPAPYQAEDMSALARLEPSGIYTVARTYHGDQAVLLDAHFDRMEDSARLEDIPLDLDRQGIRRCLRKLIEESGFEEARFRLTIPRDRPDRVIIALEPLDLDVIARQREGVTASTLYVPRENPRAKRTEWVTVRNQARGQLQPGAAVGLRLSADGTISEGFSSNFYAVKDGVLRTAQDDILFGISRQIVLTVAPEILPVELHPIHEDVIPDLQEAFRSSSSRGITPIVRINGNPIGDGKPGPKTLALMQAFDAWVEAHLEPI
- a CDS encoding 4Fe-4S binding protein, producing MPGKREWKWFWRSQGSKDFHREAQTVSDYSWFDFLHGYVYGRWPYLYIAAGRGEHWLSGVVKFVGAIVAWFQPRPEPDVEAHTFADAYHGKVVTPQAARQLVTVQEDVDLGDLEQIIPYKMARDIVLKNPDHIAVLDCACRSSKPDPCRPLDVCMVIGEPFAGFVIDHHPDRARWITQAQAEKILEEEHERGHVHHAFFKDAMFGRFYAICNCCSCCCAAMDSFRRGSGMLASSGYVARVDADECIACGECSEICPFEAIEADGDLVIVDEVACMGCGVCVSVCPPQALTLVLDATKSPPLEIRELIQQAGS